The following coding sequences lie in one Listeria ivanovii subsp. londoniensis genomic window:
- a CDS encoding 2-hydroxyacyl-CoA dehydratase, with product MIHAGLDVGSTTAKAVALNDQGDILFQTYRRHYSDIKKVTLEIMQDMQKKCGMTEMTFKITGSSGLAISKFLNVPFVQEVIACTEAVEQVIPETDVVIELGGEDAKIIYFSGGIEQRMNNACAGGTGAFIDQIATLLQTDPTGLNELAQNANTIYPIASRCGVFAKTDVQPLLNEGARKEDIAASIFQSVVTQTISGLACGRPIRGKVAFLGGPLTFLDQLRYRFTETLKMKESDIIAPQNAEYFIALGTAFTGLNDVPTKVEDMINRLSNMDMTTMATDTVILPALFENETDLEDFRARHNKMKAKRAKLEDYEGDAYLGIDAGSTTTKLILMSQSNEILYSFYASNNGNPLQSVIDATSDLYEILPEKVRVAQSGITGYGESLIKAALKIDVGEIETVAHYRAAREFLPDVDFILDIGGQDMKCMKIKKGALDSLMLNEACSAGCGSFLETFAQTLNLSIEEFAARALEAKAPVDLGSRCTVFMNSKVKQVQKEGVSMEDLSAGLAYSVVKNALQKVIKLRSPKDIGEKVIVQGGTFYNESVLRAFELLTGREVIRPDIAGMMGAYGAALIAREHYETGEVTEMLVLEKLREFSAETSQSRCNLCSNTCQLTVTRFGDDRMFVSGNRCERGERVEKTRNVLPNLYAYKLKRTFDYKSLKKSEATRGTIGIPRALNVFENYPLWHTILTNLGFRVVLSSKSSKNLYDKGIETIASEAVCFPAKLTHGHIMDLIKKKADRIFYPSVVYEKPEFGEATNNFNCPVVAGYPEVIRVNVDALEEKNIPMISPFLTLDNEKALISQMSLAFPEVPAADMEEAVKAGLEEAELCRKDIQEEGEAALTYIKKNKIKGIVLAGHPYHIDPEVNHGIPELITMNGMAVLTEDSISHLGEIDHKLRVENQWKYHARLYRAASFTAKSEDLEFVQLTSFGCGLDAITTDMCQEIIEGHNKVYTLLKIDEINNLGAARIRVRSLKAAMEEREKNNVKPTRMKKPKERVMFTKEMKKTYTILAPQLAPTHFEMLEAAFKVGGYNLEVLPAVTPRAVDEGLRYVNNDACYPAILTIGQMMDALKHGDYDLNNLAVLMTQTGGGCRATNYISMLKKALGEAGIDHIPVISLNANGLEKQPGFKLTPKILVRLLAGISLGDGLDRMLYRTRPYEVEKGSANKLFRKYLDAGRDLMENYSLSAYKKLANEMVQAFDQLPITNEVKPRVGVVGEILVKFHPGANNDIVDVIEEEGGEAVVPDLTDFILYCCYDDHFAANTFGRSKVKSFAKQSVAIPLINQFRKPVTDALKKSERFEAPASIESIAEKASQLLSLGNKMGEGWFLTGEMFELLDSNVPNIACLQPFACLPNHITGRGMIKGLKKMYPEANIMSIDYDAGSSSVNQLNRIKLMLSIARKQLEGTEVVTEKETNTRFNPREKILGKAKQVRESAPVEMIGNKVKQAREADPVGAIAQKVKHVASSTSEHVQTDND from the coding sequence ATGATTCATGCAGGATTAGACGTTGGATCAACCACAGCGAAAGCCGTAGCGTTGAACGACCAGGGGGATATTTTATTTCAAACATACAGAAGACATTATTCGGACATTAAAAAAGTAACATTAGAAATCATGCAAGACATGCAAAAAAAATGTGGAATGACAGAAATGACATTCAAAATCACCGGATCATCAGGACTAGCGATTTCCAAATTTTTGAACGTACCATTTGTGCAAGAAGTTATTGCATGTACAGAAGCCGTTGAACAAGTTATTCCTGAAACAGATGTAGTTATTGAACTAGGTGGTGAAGATGCGAAGATTATTTATTTCAGTGGCGGGATTGAGCAACGAATGAATAATGCCTGTGCTGGCGGTACGGGAGCTTTTATCGATCAAATCGCAACGCTTCTTCAAACAGATCCAACAGGTTTAAATGAATTAGCGCAAAATGCCAATACTATTTATCCAATTGCTTCAAGATGTGGTGTATTTGCTAAAACAGATGTACAACCATTATTAAATGAAGGGGCTAGAAAAGAAGATATTGCTGCTTCAATTTTCCAAAGTGTTGTGACGCAGACAATTAGCGGGCTTGCTTGTGGACGTCCCATTCGCGGCAAAGTAGCGTTTCTCGGAGGACCACTCACTTTCCTTGATCAACTAAGATATCGTTTTACAGAAACATTAAAAATGAAAGAAAGCGATATTATTGCTCCACAAAATGCGGAATATTTTATTGCGCTTGGAACTGCTTTTACAGGCCTAAATGATGTCCCAACCAAAGTAGAGGACATGATTAATCGTCTATCTAATATGGATATGACAACGATGGCAACTGATACAGTAATTTTACCTGCGTTATTTGAAAATGAAACTGACTTAGAAGATTTTCGAGCACGACACAATAAAATGAAAGCCAAACGAGCGAAGTTGGAAGACTATGAAGGCGATGCTTATTTAGGTATTGATGCAGGATCAACTACGACGAAACTTATTTTAATGAGTCAATCAAACGAAATTTTATACTCTTTTTATGCTAGTAATAATGGGAATCCACTTCAATCTGTTATTGACGCAACAAGTGATTTATATGAAATTTTGCCAGAAAAGGTGCGAGTTGCACAGTCCGGTATTACCGGTTATGGCGAATCGCTCATTAAAGCCGCACTGAAAATTGACGTTGGTGAAATTGAAACAGTTGCTCATTACCGAGCTGCTCGCGAATTTTTACCGGATGTAGATTTTATTTTAGATATTGGCGGACAAGATATGAAGTGTATGAAAATTAAAAAAGGAGCACTCGATAGTTTAATGCTCAATGAAGCGTGCTCTGCTGGCTGTGGCTCGTTCTTAGAGACATTTGCACAAACGCTAAATTTGTCTATTGAAGAATTTGCTGCCCGGGCATTGGAAGCAAAAGCACCAGTAGACCTTGGCTCTCGTTGTACCGTTTTCATGAACTCAAAAGTAAAACAAGTGCAAAAAGAAGGCGTTAGTATGGAAGATTTATCCGCTGGCCTTGCTTATTCTGTTGTAAAAAATGCTTTGCAAAAAGTAATTAAACTCCGTAGTCCAAAAGATATTGGTGAAAAAGTAATCGTGCAAGGCGGCACATTTTATAATGAGTCTGTCCTTCGAGCTTTTGAACTTTTGACTGGACGAGAAGTTATTCGACCAGATATCGCTGGGATGATGGGCGCATACGGGGCGGCACTAATTGCCCGGGAACACTATGAAACAGGCGAAGTAACAGAAATGCTCGTACTTGAAAAATTACGTGAATTTAGTGCAGAAACTTCACAATCACGTTGCAACCTTTGTAGTAATACATGCCAACTTACAGTAACTAGATTTGGTGATGACCGGATGTTCGTTAGTGGAAATCGCTGTGAACGCGGTGAACGTGTCGAAAAAACGCGCAACGTCTTACCAAATTTATATGCTTACAAATTAAAACGAACTTTTGATTATAAGTCCCTAAAAAAATCTGAAGCTACTCGTGGTACGATTGGAATTCCACGTGCACTTAATGTGTTTGAAAATTATCCACTATGGCACACCATTTTGACGAATTTAGGATTTCGAGTAGTCCTTTCTTCTAAATCATCTAAAAATCTATATGATAAGGGGATTGAAACGATTGCATCAGAAGCAGTTTGTTTCCCAGCAAAATTAACACACGGACATATTATGGATTTGATTAAGAAAAAAGCGGACCGAATTTTCTATCCATCAGTGGTGTATGAAAAACCAGAATTCGGTGAAGCAACGAATAATTTTAATTGCCCAGTTGTTGCTGGTTATCCGGAAGTTATTCGTGTCAATGTTGATGCATTAGAAGAGAAAAATATTCCAATGATTAGCCCGTTTTTAACATTAGATAATGAAAAAGCACTAATTAGCCAAATGAGCTTAGCCTTCCCAGAAGTACCTGCTGCAGATATGGAAGAGGCAGTGAAAGCAGGACTTGAAGAAGCAGAACTTTGTCGTAAAGATATACAGGAAGAGGGAGAAGCAGCACTTACTTACATTAAAAAAAATAAAATCAAAGGAATCGTTCTTGCGGGTCACCCATACCACATTGATCCTGAAGTAAATCATGGAATTCCAGAATTGATTACAATGAACGGAATGGCCGTCCTAACCGAAGATTCCATTTCTCATCTCGGCGAAATAGACCATAAACTCCGCGTCGAAAATCAGTGGAAATACCATGCAAGACTTTATCGTGCTGCTAGTTTCACTGCCAAAAGTGAAGATTTAGAGTTTGTTCAATTGACTTCATTTGGTTGCGGACTTGATGCGATCACCACAGATATGTGCCAAGAAATCATTGAAGGTCATAATAAAGTGTATACTTTACTTAAAATCGATGAAATTAATAATCTGGGCGCTGCAAGAATTCGTGTACGGTCCTTGAAAGCAGCGATGGAAGAGCGTGAAAAAAATAATGTGAAACCAACTAGGATGAAAAAACCAAAAGAGCGTGTTATGTTTACAAAAGAAATGAAGAAAACTTATACAATTTTAGCACCACAGCTAGCGCCGACTCATTTTGAAATGTTAGAAGCTGCTTTTAAAGTAGGTGGCTATAATTTAGAAGTTCTTCCAGCCGTTACGCCTCGTGCAGTGGATGAAGGTTTGCGTTATGTAAATAATGATGCGTGTTACCCAGCCATTTTGACGATTGGACAAATGATGGATGCTCTAAAACATGGTGATTATGATTTGAATAACTTAGCTGTTTTAATGACGCAAACAGGTGGCGGATGTCGGGCAACTAACTACATCTCGATGCTGAAAAAAGCGTTAGGTGAAGCAGGAATTGATCATATCCCAGTCATTTCTCTCAATGCAAATGGGCTAGAAAAGCAGCCAGGATTTAAATTAACACCGAAAATACTTGTTCGGCTCTTAGCAGGGATTAGCTTAGGGGATGGGCTTGATCGGATGCTTTACCGGACAAGACCTTATGAAGTAGAAAAAGGAAGTGCAAATAAACTATTCCGTAAATATTTGGATGCTGGCCGCGATTTAATGGAGAATTATTCTCTATCCGCATACAAAAAACTTGCAAACGAAATGGTGCAAGCTTTCGATCAACTACCAATAACAAACGAAGTGAAACCACGAGTAGGGGTAGTTGGGGAAATACTTGTAAAATTCCATCCGGGTGCAAATAATGATATTGTTGATGTTATTGAAGAAGAGGGCGGGGAAGCGGTAGTACCTGATTTGACTGATTTCATCTTGTATTGCTGCTACGATGATCATTTTGCTGCAAATACATTTGGCCGCTCGAAAGTAAAATCTTTCGCAAAACAAAGTGTCGCAATCCCATTAATTAATCAATTCCGGAAACCCGTTACAGATGCGCTGAAGAAAAGTGAGCGTTTTGAAGCTCCAGCTAGTATTGAATCCATAGCTGAAAAAGCAAGCCAGTTACTGTCGCTTGGAAATAAAATGGGTGAAGGGTGGTTTTTAACAGGAGAAATGTTTGAGTTACTAGATAGTAATGTGCCAAATATTGCTTGCTTACAACCATTTGCTTGTTTGCCAAACCACATCACCGGTCGTGGAATGATTAAGGGATTGAAAAAAATGTATCCAGAAGCGAATATCATGTCAATTGATTACGATGCAGGATCTAGTTCAGTTAACCAATTAAACCGAATCAAGCTAATGCTGTCGATTGCAAGAAAACAACTAGAAGGAACTGAAGTAGTTACTGAAAAAGAAACAAATACAAGATTTAACCCAAGAGAAAAAATTCTTGGCAAAGCAAAACAAGTTAGAGAGAGTGCCCCAGTTGAAATGATTGGCAATAAAGTCAAACAGGCTAGAGAAGCTGATCCAGTGGGCGCAATTGCTCAAAAAGTAAAACATGTCGCTTCCTCCACTAGTGAACATGTTCAAACAGATAACGATTAA
- the ybaK gene encoding Cys-tRNA(Pro) deacylase, whose amino-acid sequence MNKKTNACRMLDQQKISYQLREYAWNEHSLDAIHVALKTGDEPSHIFKTICLIGDKTGHIVACIPADKTINLKKIAKISANKKCELVPVSTLEKLTGYVRGGCSPIGMKKLFPTFIDSSAETLDEILISAGKRGLQIVIAPADLIQIIRGTFASITKK is encoded by the coding sequence GTGAATAAGAAAACAAATGCTTGTCGAATGTTAGATCAACAAAAAATTTCTTACCAGCTTCGTGAATATGCTTGGAATGAGCATTCTCTTGATGCCATACATGTTGCGTTAAAAACAGGTGATGAACCCTCTCACATTTTCAAAACTATTTGTTTAATTGGTGATAAAACCGGACATATCGTTGCTTGTATTCCAGCGGATAAAACGATAAATCTTAAAAAAATTGCTAAAATAAGCGCAAATAAAAAATGTGAATTAGTCCCTGTGAGCACTCTTGAAAAATTAACTGGATATGTTCGCGGTGGCTGTTCACCGATTGGGATGAAAAAGTTATTTCCTACATTTATCGATAGTAGCGCAGAGACTTTAGATGAGATACTAATTTCAGCTGGAAAAAGAGGTTTACAAATCGTCATTGCTCCTGCTGACTTAATTCAAATTATCCGCGGCACATTTGCTTCGATTACTAAAAAATAA
- a CDS encoding DUF5105 domain-containing protein gives MKKGLFSMIMLLAMMLVLTACGASRVEPKEAGEITVNSVVYNKDTDKVKDVYGEDGTAFEKEFETSFKESFISTFSASFSSDVNLDKEVDEFYKALRKQVNEKTSYTTKVTNDDKESPEIQFAVKGLDMKGVQTELTEELTKAVTADPSIATDDEKMAKKTMEIYTKAVQNADAVSETKNVNLKLTVDSKDDSLWKMENDMAFMQELTTAFFMGGM, from the coding sequence ATGAAAAAAGGATTATTTAGCATGATTATGTTGCTTGCTATGATGTTAGTTTTAACAGCATGTGGAGCATCACGAGTTGAACCAAAAGAAGCAGGAGAAATTACTGTAAACTCTGTTGTTTACAATAAAGATACTGACAAAGTGAAAGATGTATACGGTGAAGACGGTACAGCCTTCGAAAAAGAATTCGAAACAAGTTTTAAAGAAAGCTTCATCAGTACTTTCAGCGCTAGCTTTTCTAGTGATGTTAACTTAGACAAAGAAGTAGACGAATTCTACAAAGCATTACGCAAGCAAGTAAACGAAAAAACTTCTTACACTACTAAAGTAACAAATGACGACAAAGAAAGTCCAGAAATTCAATTTGCAGTTAAAGGATTGGACATGAAAGGCGTTCAGACGGAATTAACAGAAGAATTAACAAAAGCAGTAACAGCTGATCCATCAATCGCAACAGATGATGAAAAAATGGCGAAGAAAACAATGGAAATTTATACAAAAGCTGTACAAAATGCAGATGCAGTATCAGAAACAAAAAATGTAAATCTTAAATTAACCGTAGATTCAAAAGATGATTCTCTTTGGAAAATGGAAAACGACATGGCCTTCATGCAAGAGCTAACTACAGCATTCTTTATGGGCGGCATGTAA